acaatgtttagtcccacctcgctagttgagaggagctcgcaccggtttataagccccgccgcggctaccgtgtcgagctcctctctaagcaggcctttgtgggcctattgcaagtcttctgccctgtggggcctactgggctgTACGGGcttgcatcctggcccaactagagattgggtttctagtcgtatgcaggccgtgccGGCCCAGTAGGCTGGTTGTTTTTTctttatttcaaaaataaaaataaaaaaatccttaccagccgggactaaaggtcccccagaCCACGGCGCgcctcgtgccacgtggtgggcctttggtcccggttcgtgttaaaccgggactaaagggggggacctttagtccccactctttagtaccggttccagaaccggtactaaaggtccttacgaaccggtactaaaagtcgtttttctactagtgatttgAACCAACACTAATTCATGAATACTAAATTATTCTGGTGGCATATGGTATTATCCTGAAAAAAGACATATTATCCCCTTCCACATTCAGAGAAGTGTAGATAAACCCTCCTACTGCTCCCGATAGCCTTCCCGCACTCGCGTCGTGTCAGTTGTTGCCGCGTCCTCAAGCATCGGTGAGGCTAGGAATCAGGTCGTGGCACCTCTCCGtctccctcccctccccctccgcCACTATGGCGTCCATGGTGAACTCTAGCCGCCCGGCGTGCCCTCCGGCTTGTGACGCACATAAACTGAAATGGACATTGTTTTGGGGGGTTTTTCTTTAAAATATGGGGTATAGTTGAAATGGTTATTTGTATGCAAAAGGATGTGTGAATTGGCCAAAAGAAATGGGAATTAAGTTTAGAGGATGTGTTAAATGACATCCTGGCAATGCATACGATTTTATAGGAATTAAGTTTTGGGATGAGTTTTTGGAACTAACGCCGTGTTTGGCAATATCAACAAAGAGAAATGGGAGTTTAAAGGCGGGAGTTTATCAAGGGAATAGGCGTGGGAAGTTGATTATTGGTCTCGAATCCATGCTTGGTGTGTGGTGGGAATTCATAGTAGAAATTTGACAGGAAATTTCATCTCGCACGAATTAACACGGGACTAAGGAAGATATATGTGTGAATTAGCCTCTTAATTCTCTTTTTTCCTTTCCTCCGTAGTTTCCTTCCCCCAACCAAACAATGGATCATATGTCTCACACTCTCAAAATCTCAGCCACTACCACTAATTTCCCCTTAACAAACAGGTTCCAAGATGGCAGTGGAACTAGAGTTGCTCTTAGGTGCATGAGTTTCTTTTGAGAAATGGTATGCACCAATGTTACGGGAAGGTCAGTTTCACCTGGGTTGCGAGGCAGGGTAGAAAGGAAATATGTGACTATGTGAGATAGGTTGAGCCGATGATTATTTACCATAGAATTGGTGGTGGTGTTTTTTACGTGTTTATTTTGCTTTATGGATCTTGTGCGTACTAATTCATGAGTTTGATATATGAATCCTGGGGTAGAGGGGCTCAGTCTACTCATCCAAAAAAGAGAGGGTGATTACTAATCAACTAGGCAGGACATCACATTGCATTGTTTTGTACTCTTTGGGTACGCATGGTTGGTATGGTACTAATCTTCACTGGCTTGCCTCGTGCCAGGTGATATAAGGGGCCGGCAGAATCATGTTTTAGCTGACTCAAGCATTGGAAAACCAGGTCTAGGAACCATACATAAAACTATGAGTAGAGAAGATGCCTCTCATCTGAGACTGTTGTTGTTCTAGGAGAGCAGTGATAATGATGTCAAGTCATGCTAACTAGCGGATTCATAGGCTTGAGAGGCATCGGGATAATGTACTCTCCTAGTGGTTGACACGTGTCTCGCCATTAGTCTCTGCCTATTTCAAACTATGAATGTCAATCACGTGCAGACTATGATTCGGGTGTGGCTTCGGTGCTGGGTGCAATCGCGGTCTGAgaatcatgcttgttgtcatacTTTGGATTGAGTTCTCAACAAAAATCTAGTTTCTAGGAACACAGAGGAGCCGTCTCCACACCCGTGCGCTACTCTGCAGTCACAGAAGCGACAAACAAGCTCCCCCTCTACTTTCGACAGACCAATATCAACCTTGTCCAAAGGCTACGGGAAACTCTAATCTTGTACTCCTCAGCTACACACAAGAACTTAGAACTTTCGGAGAGTAGTATTTTGTTGTTTACCCCTTTACCACTAGTACAAATGAAATATAGACAAGTTCTAAATTCCCTTCTCTCCGAAGGCAATCATTCACAGGGTCTATAGACATAAACCTGCCAGAGAACTTATTTTCAGTATTATTACATCTAAATAGCCCTTACATAACAAAAAGAACACAATCGATGCACATAATGATACATTAGCTTGACAACCAAAGAAGGAAACAAGGATGACGTTGCACATAAGCCATTGAAAGGTTGAATGTGAAAGTTGTGAGTCCACATACAATCTGGACAAGAAAAGAGGAAGTGCTACTATAAACAGAAAACAGCGCTGAACATGTGTTGCATCTTTGTAAAGAACTTAATCGGATGGTGGTGATGCCCCGAGAAGTGCGCGCTAGGTGGCGACTCTGCCCtctgcttcttcctcctcagcTGGAAGAACTGTTGCATTATCTCCGAGCACTCCGTGGACAGGACACTGCACCTTACAATTATCTTCGGATGGAAAGAGTGGACAGCCCCGACAGTTTGCTTCGGATTCGATGGATCCAATCCGCTTGTTTGCACATCTACAAGGAAAAGCCTATAATACAAGTGCAACAATCTCTCAAGTTTTCATGTCAATGAATGGAATGTATAGAATTGACAATACATATATTGGTATGGAATCCACTGGCCATTATTCAAAGTAGTCCACTTGTACATGACTTGACTCTGAGAACTATTTGTAGGTGATTTAATCTCATGTATCAACTGGAATGTCTAAGTAAAGTCCCCATCTAAAATTTTCAGATCTATCAATCTGATTTGTGTCTAAGACGGATACTAGAATGGAATGCAAAGTTAAATCTTTGTTAGCTAACCAAAAGCAACACATCTAATAGGTTCTTTACTTGCTTGGACAAGTGGGGAATAATTGTTTTTACTTCCATTTTTAATACAAAATTAAGCTATTTAGGAGTGAGTTTACCGAGGAACTAGACTTGGGAAGTTGATTATTAGTCCCAAATCCATGTTTGGTGTGTGGTGGGAATTTGTAGTGGGAATTTGAGAGAGAGTTTCATCCCGCGTGAATTAACACGGGACTAAGAGATGTGTGGGAATTAGCCTCTTAATTCCTTTTTTTTTTCCTCCGTAATATCCTTGTCCCCAACCAAAATACCTTTCAAAATCTCATCCCCTAACACTACTTTCCCCTTAACAGACAGGTTATAAGTTTTGGGGTGGCATTAGAGTTGCTCTTAGGTGCAGGGGTTTCTTCAGAAAAATGGTATGCACCAATGCATACTAGGTTGGAGGCAGGGCAGATATGGGAACAAGTGACATACTAGGTTGAGCGGATGCACTATTTACCTTGGCATTGGTGGTGCGTTTATTAtgtatttatttttctttatggaTTTTGTGTGAGCTAATTCGCGGGTGAATCCAGGGCCTCAGTCTTCCCATTTAGAAAAGAGAGGTCAATTAGGAGCTAGTTAGCATAATTCTAGACAGGACATCATATCACATTGTTTTGTACTTTCTGGGTACGCACGGTTGGTATGGCAGGAATCTTCACCGGCTTGCCTTGTGCCGGGGTGATATAAGGAGTCGCCAGGACTGTAGAATTTCCAGCTGAGTCGTGCATTAGTAGATTGGTAGTACAATCTTTGGAACTATATATACATAAAACAGCGAGAAGAGAAACTAGCCTCTGATCCGAGACAGTTGTAGTTCTCGGCGAATAGTGAATAATGATGCCAAGTCATACTGTCTAGCGGATTCATAGGTCTGAGAGGCATCGGGACAATGTACTGCCCGAGTAATCACTCTGCGCCTCATCATTAGTGTCTGCCTCTTTCTAGCGGGGAATGTAAACATGATCCGACGAAGATTTTGGTGTGGCTACGGTGCTGGATGTACCTGTGGTTTGGGAATCACGCTTGCTGTCGTACTTCTCGTTGAGTTCTGAACACGAGCGGTGTTTATAAGAACACGTAGAAGCCATCTACACAGCGGTGCAAATCTGCATCCATCTCCACGCCAGTGCAACGCTGTGTCCACAGAAGTGGCTTTGAAACATTCTGCTCTGTTATTTAGACGCCTATATCGAACTGTCTCAATGAAATGGACGAGCTCTAAGTTCTCTTCTCTCCGAAAAAGGAAAATATTTGCAGGCTCTGTAGACATAAACCTGCCAGAGAACTTATTTTCAATATTATTACATCTAAATAGCCTTTGCATAACAAAGAAAAAACACAACCGATACACAAAATGACACATTAGCTTAACATCCAAAGAAGGAAACAAGGATGACGTCGCATAGAAACCATGAAAGGTTGAATGCGAAAGCTGCTGAGTCTACAACTACATACAATTGggacaagaaaagaagaagtgCTGCTATAAACAGAAAACAGTGCCGAACATGTGTTGCATCTTGGTGAAAAACTTGATCGGATGGTGGCGATGGCCCGAGTAGTGCGCGCGAGGTGGCGACtctgccctcttcttcttcctccgcagcTGGAAGAACTGCTGCATTATCTCCGAGCACTCCGTGGAGAGGACACCACGCCTTACGATTATCTTTGGATGGAACGGGTGCACAGGCCCGGCAGTTTGCTTCTGGTTTGCTGGATCCAATGTGCTTGTTTGCCCATCTCCAGGAAAAAGCCTATAAAACAAGTGCAGCTATCTCTTAAGTTTTCATGTCTCTGATGAATGAGATGTATAGAATTGACACTACATATGTGATGATGAAAGCCATTGCCCATTATTCAAAGCAGTCCACTCATACATGACTTGACTCTGGGAACTATTTGTAGGTGATTTAATCTTATGTATCAACTGGAATGTCTAACTGAAGTCCCCATCTAAAATTTCCAGATGTATATCAATCTGATTTGTGTCTAAGATGGATACTAGAATGAAATGCAAAGTCAAATCTTTGTTAGCTAACGAAAAGCAACGCATCTAATAGGTTCTTTAGTTGCTTGGACAAGTTGGGAATAACTGTTTTTACTTCCATTTTTTATATAAAATTAGGGTATTTAGCATTACAAAGTAGATGGGTACAAACAGCATCATGGCAACAAGCTTCACCTTTTTCTGCAACATGTTCCAAATGCGACCTAATAACCATTTGAACCAGCAATAATGAATAAATGCTAACTTATGGTGCTGGCATATGGTATTTATCTGATAGAAAGGAAAAGGCCATATTATCCCCTTACACCATGCCATCGCACTCCAACTAACGTGTATTCATTGACTCGAACTTGGAGTCAAGTATTCATTGACTAGAACTTGGGTTTCTATTTATCGTATTGTTGGAGCCTCCCTTGTAGTTTTTCTGTAAAAAATGTTAGGGCATACCTTGAAGATGGTGGTGTAATCATTCAACCAATAAAGTACATGGATAATCCTTTTTGGCTGTGGAGAACAGGTATGTGTGCGTgttggggaggggggggggggggtatgactAGGATTTTCTCCTTAACTCACTAAGACCAGAAAACGACTAACTACAGCCCAGCATCTGAACTATAACATCATCTTGAGAAGTTAAATTGCCAGATGAATCCAAATAACAATATTTTAAAGGCAAAATGTTGTGGTATAAAGAAATAACCAACTATGATATTGTGCTACATGGTAATATGGTATACTTTCCATACCTAACCCAGCTTCCATCGGCTCCAAGAAGCTTGTTCGGGGCTCCCCATACTACAGTGTCAACTCTTGCTTGAAGAATAGCACCAGCACACATTGCACAAGGTTCCAGTGTCACATAAAGTGTTGTATCCTGCATTAGTTTTAGTTAGCAAATTTGTGGAAAGGATGATATACATGTAACTTAGTCTAAGGATTCACAAAACTGAGGAATTTTGCATACATAACTTTCAATTAAAAAATTATTTTACGAGAAATTTCAAAAAAGAAAGATGTACATTGCTTGTGTAACTGAAAAGAAATAGTCTTGCTGAACTTCAAAAATAACAACGAACAAAATTACAGACAATACATCAAGCAAAGACCAAGGACATGGACCTTTCTGAAACTATGAGCCATACACATGTAATTATTGTGCATCGTCAATTATCCATGTCCAATTCCCAAATGTCAAGTTTGAGATGATTGTGCACCAGATAAATATAAATAATAATCAATATAACAGAGGAAATGACTTGATAGGAGGGCAATGGATTCTCTTGCAATGCTTTGACAGGATTGAGTAAGAAAGAAAAATGGGTATTGGGTGTGAAATAGTACCGCCAGGCGCCACGTCTTAAGTTTGCTAGAAGCTTCTCTTATACAAACAATTTCAGCATGTGCAGTTGAATCCCTGAGATCTTCAACTCTGGACACAAAGTTAAGACTTCATTTTTTTTCCAACAGTTGGCTACATCATACTATAATATACGAGTATTATACTATACTATACTTACAGATTGCAACCACGAGCAATAATTTCACCATTATGTACTAGCACAGCTCCAACTGGCACTTCCCATATATCTGCAGCCCTCTGAGCTTCAAGTAAAGCCTCCTTCATGAATAGTTCATCAGTCTTTCTCTGTTTAGCATCATGCTGGTATGCTTCCTCCCATTCATCAAACGTTTCCTTCAATACTTGCTTATTTCTCTGAATCTTTCTCCTCTTCAGCTCAGCATCTTTATCTTCTGTTCTTAAAACTTCAGGGGCCTTATGCCCAACAATCTTCTCTTTCATCCCAGTGGAACCACCAGTAGGTAATTCCGTTAATTCTGAGAAAGCAGATGAGGTATTTTCATGTGGTACCATTGCCTGGGTCTGAGGAAACTGGTAAGGTGTTATAGCAACTGAAGGTCCATATCTCCAGCTACTTGCATCGTCACTGCGACCAGCTTCCTTATCTTTGATGGTCGTAGAAGAGGTGCCGGCTGAGACTCCTTTTCCAGCATTAATTTCAGCGGAACCCTGAGTTGAGATTCCGGATGAACTAGCAGCTTCATGTTCAGGTGAATGTCCCACTGTGACATCTACCAAAGTTGATATGCTATCCTCAGCTGAGCTTCCGATGGTATTTCCTTTGGGTGATGCACCCACTTCAGACTGTTTTGCTCTCTCCCCTGAAATCTGCACATCATCCTTGGTTATTTTGGGTACGGAGTCTCTTTTGGATCTACCTACTTCAGGTATATTGCCGGCTCCTGATATTTGCAAACCTTGTGTACCTGTAGGCAAGCTTTCATCCTTTAGCGTTGATGCTACTATAGATTCTGATTCTCCACTATGTGACTTCATCAATGAATGATCATTATGTTTGCTACTCCAATTTCTCTTTTGAATGCCGTCATTATCATGCCCCTGACTTGACAGCCACCCCTCCGACCTCTGAGAATTACTGGATGAACTTTTCCTAAATGATTTGCTGGTAGAGTCATGAGATCCACCATGCTTAACCCAACCAAGACGGACTATGTCTGCAACATAGGCCCAAAGTGACTTGTGAACCTTTTTAGCAATAGCAGTTTCACTTTTGGGTGTCTGAGAGGCTGAGTTGGTACCTCCATCAGCTGAGAACCCTTCCTCCTTATCGGCCGTCTTAAAGGTCTCTTGAGAAGTAGTACTTTGAACATCCCAAACCTCATCTGATGGTCCCTTCATTCTGGACCTAGATGAAGATCTCGTTGTACCTTCCATTATGGACTTCTCGGTTTTCTTTGTTGAAGTAGTATCTGCATCTGAGAATCCTCTTTGGAGCTCACTAACGAATTGGCCTACATGAAATGTAGATGATTTCTCTAATCGAGCAGCTGATTCTAACAAGCTTTCGTTGACAGACTTTCTGGTAGATGAACCACCTTGTATATTTTCTCTTGCGGTAGTTTCAGACGTTCCCAGTATTGTTCCTCTTTGCTCCATATCTACATTGATGATAGATGCCTCTTCGGTGCTCTCGATCCCCAAACTAGTAATATCTTTGTCATCAGAGATTCTGCCAGTGCCTGTATGCTGCGAATTCAAAACTGTGTCATGGTGCACTAATCTCCCGGTTTCTTCTACTCTTGTCAGTCTTTCTCTAGAATCCTGAGAGGATTCAGAAAATGTGGTCCCAACTTGATTGCTTCTGTCTATACCAGAACCTTGTGTAATTTGCAGATCACTCTCATCACGGCTATCCCTTCCCCCCACAATATTGAGGGCTGAAGTCCTACGAGCTTCATTGTTGCTTCGGTTATGCGAATTGCTAACAACCGCAGTGTCAGTAGCGTGGACCTTAGTAAGATCAATTTGTTCCTCCACACTACTAACAGTGTTTACAGATGAGGATGGCTGAAATCGATCATATATTCTTGTTTGGATATGGCTTTCTGAAGTACTTGTTGTAGCAGCATTGTTAGTACAGGCCTTAGTAAGTTCCGCTTGTTCTTGCATATCTTTTGTGCTGTCAATAACTGAAGCCGAGTGAACTTGACCATACACTCCAGTGTCATGATGACTC
This sequence is a window from Aegilops tauschii subsp. strangulata cultivar AL8/78 chromosome 7, Aet v6.0, whole genome shotgun sequence. Protein-coding genes within it:
- the LOC109764984 gene encoding uncharacterized protein, translated to MYSSYSAAAFALRAAKPAYNAHSPYAPSHHCSQQHYDGDGAHRELLPLNPHLSPRFLLDGYLLRHSAHLLLLSARLRPPPPLHPPHSCCHRRAAARCCCSGGGRSYVQHVTWGLEGRGHRCCGQGTGRSNLGVGCRRLKARGCGCGSYGSGRLGLGTSCGHRDTPRLLGRVVRQEVWRYEGGQCPHRSCSMECHSDWDGEEDEDQCGHAQWERPGKSSFRRKWKEEEEEDDDRCRDCRRRKGVENEYYDEGGYSGRRREIRDVNGMHDRHRYHRRRLEQRGYIDDEDTRRRSDVMEGRGRREFESDEARNAGARRYSEDDRKYDRRRERRDSEYEDVYDARRVGAGRYNEDYRRFDRRTGRMDFEIDSEDDVRRDGRRVRNDDERFVIQNTRRKKYMEEDDQDIAEHKNYSHGRSQRSASAFHEDDSQRASSSRNAVDTRVSRGNSSSRVRWDDNVDRRASQTLEERGRRYSSSVGLSNDEKDEYSYDDAQLVRVRDHRTGTQDVKVITEDDTRLISSSKNSSILKHSSDLDQQVAAQKDESKSSQRIVETSLNRGSNTELDSETQSNQLEDRRNYIDNKSSSLQSSVKMANDSRRQIDQHDVVDQQVVALTDSRTSTEKLTDIKMDSSQHVSRASHSQRNYEEVNQTDIDDRSTSVENITHITRDKRRYVNQQVIHETDIDVQNVTHVDVSTIHASDISASRSSQNRSDTRSDVNSISSISLIDRARGEQEQIHQNKVIAGDNTIVRGSQSHHDTGVYGQVHSASVIDSTKDMQEQAELTKACTNNAATTSTSESHIQTRIYDRFQPSSSVNTVSSVEEQIDLTKVHATDTAVVSNSHNRSNNEARRTSALNIVGGRDSRDESDLQITQGSGIDRSNQVGTTFSESSQDSRERLTRVEETGRLVHHDTVLNSQHTGTGRISDDKDITSLGIESTEEASIINVDMEQRGTILGTSETTARENIQGGSSTRKSVNESLLESAARLEKSSTFHVGQFVSELQRGFSDADTTSTKKTEKSIMEGTTRSSSRSRMKGPSDEVWDVQSTTSQETFKTADKEEGFSADGGTNSASQTPKSETAIAKKVHKSLWAYVADIVRLGWVKHGGSHDSTSKSFRKSSSSNSQRSEGWLSSQGHDNDGIQKRNWSSKHNDHSLMKSHSGESESIVASTLKDESLPTGTQGLQISGAGNIPEVGRSKRDSVPKITKDDVQISGERAKQSEVGASPKGNTIGSSAEDSISTLVDVTVGHSPEHEAASSSGISTQGSAEINAGKGVSAGTSSTTIKDKEAGRSDDASSWRYGPSVAITPYQFPQTQAMVPHENTSSAFSELTELPTGGSTGMKEKIVGHKAPEVLRTEDKDAELKRRKIQRNKQVLKETFDEWEEAYQHDAKQRKTDELFMKEALLEAQRAADIWEVPVGAVLVHNGEIIARGCNLVEDLRDSTAHAEIVCIREASSKLKTWRLADTTLYVTLEPCAMCAGAILQARVDTVVWGAPNKLLGADGSWVRLFPGDGQTSTLDPANQKQTAGPVHPFHPKIIVRRGVLSTECSEIMQQFFQLRRKKKRAESPPRAHYSGHRHHPIKFFTKMQHMFGTVFCL